One [Clostridium] saccharolyticum WM1 DNA segment encodes these proteins:
- a CDS encoding toll/interleukin-1 receptor domain-containing protein: protein MIFISHAWQNGKPDPRVLQFVDFLRKNGYQAECDVLYQQQKTAIHFTEMMADALRKAEKTIIVLSENYKTRADNYQGGVGTEYRYIIDDFSNKENRYILVSFDGRSQKVVPDFLRGRDIVDLSEDSKNEYRELFSKLAGTLKYEFSPVAEFRTTPLPQKIDEFQAPEKENLSDRLGLDFTEKQPLSDLEKKKFLRESFVSIVSFLKRISDEFCSKNQHFQIEYEEIDAVTVVFELYKNARKVHAVQIWFGNLMGSRENSIFVGNNIGSKNSFSQMIGCKDNEGNPLLDVSFAMFCDKNNGTVEEVVKQIWEGNFKLYLRLE from the coding sequence ATGATTTTTATTAGCCATGCTTGGCAGAACGGTAAACCGGATCCAAGAGTTTTGCAGTTTGTTGATTTCTTAAGAAAAAATGGTTATCAAGCAGAGTGTGATGTATTGTATCAACAACAAAAGACTGCTATTCATTTTACAGAAATGATGGCTGATGCACTCAGAAAAGCCGAGAAAACAATAATTGTGCTGTCCGAAAATTACAAAACAAGGGCTGACAATTATCAAGGTGGTGTAGGTACTGAATATAGATATATCATCGATGATTTTTCCAATAAAGAAAATAGATATATTTTAGTTTCTTTTGATGGGAGAAGTCAAAAGGTTGTACCTGATTTCCTAAGGGGAAGAGATATTGTGGATTTGTCTGAAGATAGTAAGAACGAATACAGAGAGTTGTTTTCCAAGCTAGCAGGTACTTTGAAATATGAGTTTTCTCCAGTGGCTGAATTCAGAACAACTCCCTTACCCCAGAAAATTGATGAATTTCAGGCGCCAGAGAAAGAGAATCTATCAGACCGATTGGGATTAGATTTTACTGAAAAACAGCCGTTGTCAGATTTAGAGAAGAAGAAATTCTTACGAGAGTCGTTTGTAAGTATTGTCAGTTTTCTGAAAAGAATATCAGATGAATTTTGTTCCAAGAACCAGCACTTCCAAATTGAGTATGAAGAAATTGACGCGGTGACAGTTGTTTTTGAGCTCTATAAAAATGCAAGAAAAGTTCATGCAGTTCAAATTTGGTTTGGAAATCTTATGGGTAGCCGAGAGAATAGTATCTTTGTGGGGAACAACATAGGTAGTAAAAATTCGTTCTCGCAAATGATTGGTTGTAAGGATAATGAAGGGAATCCTTTATTGGATGTTTCTTTCGCTATGTTTTGCGATAAAAACAATGGGACTGTAGAAGAAGTTGTAAAGCAAATATGGGAAGGCAACTTCAAACTTTATTTAAGATTGGAGTAA